A window of the Plutella xylostella chromosome 11, ilPluXylo3.1, whole genome shotgun sequence genome harbors these coding sequences:
- the LOC105392927 gene encoding 40S ribosomal protein S2, producing MADAAPAGGRGGFRGGFGSRGGDRGRGGPRGRGRGRGRGRGRGKEDQKEWVPVTKLGRLVREGKIDKLESIYLFSLPIKEFEIIDFFLGPSLNDEVLKIMPVQKQTRAGQRTRFKAFVAIGDNNGHIGLGVKCSKEVATAIRGAIILAKLSVLPVRRGYWGNKIGKPHTVPCKVTGKCGSVTVRLIPAPRGTGIVSAPVPKKLLQMAGVQDCYTSARGSTGTLGNFAKATYAAIAKTYAYLTPDLWRDIPLTKSPYSEFKA from the exons ATGGCGGACGCAGCTCCTGCCGGTGGTCGTGGCGGTTTCCGCGGAGGCTTCGGGTCTCGGGGGGGCGAcagggggcgcgggggccCGCGCGGACGCGGTCGCGGTCGCGGCCGTGGCCGTGGACGCGGCAAGGAAGACCAAAAGGAATGGGTGCCAGTAACCAAGCTCGGTCGCTTAGTCCGTGAAGGAAAGATCGACAAGCTCGAGAGCATCTACCTGTTCTCTCTGCCCATCAAAGAGTTCGAGATCATCGACTTCTTCCTGGGCCCGTCTCTGAACGATGAGGTGCTCAAGATCATGCCGGTCCAGAAGCAGACCCGTGCTGGTCAGCGTACCCGCTTCAAGGCCTTCGTGGCTATTGGGGACAACAACGGACACATCGGTCTGGGTGTGAAGTGCAGCAAGGAAGTGGCCACGGCTATCCGCGGTGCCATCATCCTCGCTAAGCTGTCCGTGCTGCCCGTCCGCAGAGGATACTGGGGCAACAAGATCGGCAAGCCCCACACCGTGCCTTGCAAG GTCACCGGCAAGTGTGGTTCCGTCACCGTGAGGCTGATCCCAGCTCCTCGTGGTACCGGTATCGTGTCTGCTCCAGTCCCCAAGAAGCTGCTGCAGATGGCTGGAGTGCAGGACTGCTACACGTCAGCCCGAGGCTCCACCGGCACCCTGGGTAACTTCGCCAAGGCCACGTACGCTGCCATCGCGAAGACCTACGCCTACCTGACCCCAGACTTGTGGAGGGACATCCCGCTGACCAAGTCGCCGTACTCGGAGTTCAAAGCTTAA